DNA from Elgaria multicarinata webbii isolate HBS135686 ecotype San Diego chromosome 8, rElgMul1.1.pri, whole genome shotgun sequence:
TTGCCTAAAAGGAAGGCAGTTGGCATCTCTTGCATCTAACTCAGAAAATATGTCTATGAATCACAAGCAGGTCTGGATTTCTCCATTTACCTGCACCAAAGGCCAGAAATTCTTCTCTAGCTACAAAATTCCCATCCTTATCCAAAAAATGATTTGGGTTGAACTCTTCAGGAGTCTTCCACAGCTCCGGATCAAGAAGAATAGAGCGCAGATTTGGAAAAATACATGTCCCCTGCAAGAAAGAAATGTTAGACAGAGAATGAAGACAGAACAGTACCTCTCAGAATTATTCCCCTCTTTCCTAGTACTAAGCACTGGAAGACTCACTCTGGAAGGGTTATCTGAAGTGCTgatgatgttggaggaatccagttgcATAGCGGAGCTCAACGAGATTTCCTCAGTTCACACACACTGACTTTGTTCTGTGTTCTGCTAGCTGACCTGACTTGGTTTGAAGTGAATTGGGACAGATAGTGGATGTTCAGTGTTCCTGAATTTGCATCAATTACAGctacaatttgtgcacatttgcataatttgcaaacgTTATGACTAATTTtcacaaatacacacatttcaGCTACATTTTGTGCCAATTATGTACATTTTGGACATAGTTTGCACAAATCCTGCAAATTAGCACAATTTGTTGCCCCCATTTGTAGAAATTTCTAAggtcaaaaaaaaagaaagatgcacATAATAAGTACCCAGAATTCAGGGAATTCGCATGGCTCAGCTCACAAAACAAGCTGAGTCGACTGTGCTACAGTGGTCTGGCGTCTCCAAAAAGGAGCAGAATTCTCAGCAACAGACATATTCTCTAAAAAAACATGGTGCTATTCTACATAGTTGGTGGGCAAAAGGAATTAAAACTTTTCAGTGGAGTGTTTTCTGGTGGCCTCACCTTCAATCATTCaaccctttttttctgtttaaaagctTCCTATGTATCCAATGGGAAGTCAACATCTCCCCTGCAAGGCCCATTAAGAGAATTTCATCAgagcattcattcatttcagtcaTTACACTTCTATGCCACCCCATACTCAAAGCTCTCGGGTGGGTCACAGACATTGAGGGCAACAGCTCCAAATGCTCTAATATTTCCACATGCCTACGTTCCTCTGGGAAACTCCTTGCTCCTGAGATACAGGATTGTGACTATGGGCATTCACTGTATTCTGTACCTTGGGAATGAGATAACCATTCACTTTCACATCCTTTGTACATTGTCTTGTTCCCCCAAATAATAAGGTATATTTTGAACGCTGCATCTCGTGAATCACAGCATTAGTGTAAGGCAGTTTCTTTATATCTTGGTAGCAGATTGAGCATGATGAAGCAAAAACATCTTCTATCTCTTTGTGGACTTTATCtgagaaaaataatgaaaatggaaGCTTTAGTTGGGATATCACTTTTATTTCATAAAGCCTCAAATGTCATTGTCAACTATTTATTCTACATGAAATCATTCCATTTAATTATCTTAATGAATCACAAACTAAAAttagtgcattatttatttatttatttatttatttatttatttatttattacatttctatgctccCCAACAAATAAAGCACTCAGCTTAATACACTTTTCTCCCACTCTTTCCTCTAAGGACATTAAAAAACATACATATCTCCTTACCACCccttgtcgaggaaatgtgtgaatgggctgttttgtctgtgcccaccctgttttgatgtaagccctttctattagaaattaagttctatggAGCAGAGCATGGGAGGGTCGGtgatgcaaactgtagctgaaaatatattgagcaacacttgctcaaccaacaagaagtgttgacacattagtcagagtgtgagcatCCCAGCAAGGACAGGAAGAATAGTAatcacaaaggaacagatgttccaggattgcaatacccatctatgtgttgcttttctagtcttagaattatctgcattttgcacatgcataaatgccttgtctatcattggttactgtattgcaaaactgtattatgattggttcatTATATGAGggagttctgttgttgcttctgaggaagttaccctataagtatcttagtgttgcctacaactagtgggcagtccttcagatcctctagggtttgccaccttgcagcactgcaggctgctcataataatacttttccaagatgagagaaattgtgtcttgagagttttTGACCTCAACTCagtgaaccaagggaacctgccctttcgggttcctccacacccTATTACATAACCAGTGAGGTATGTTAGGTTTATAAATACAGActgacccaaggtcatcccagtgagtttcatggctatgtggggatattttattgatttattaacaaTACTTGCATACTGCTTGATATAacaaaatctctaagtggtttacatgccAAGGTATTGAAAATCACTATTAAAACACACAGTTAATAAACAATTATGAAGCTGGGTTGCTCATTCTGACACACTATAGAAATATATTGTAAATACAATAAGGACTAggttcccaaatgtatgtttgAACTAAAGTTGAGTTCCATTTTTATGAAGTCTATTGCACTACATGTTGTTACACCTGTCAGAGTTGTTACAATTGCCAGTTCTTAGTTTATCActatttttaaacagttttattgaGGCAGTGTTTTCATATTTTGTGCTAATAGTTGGTAGGCCATACTGGTTCTGCCCTCTTAAAGTTCATTCAGAATCTCATATATGCATAGGTCAGTTCCATTTCAACAAGAAAGGttctaagaacataggaagctgccttatactgagtcagatgaaaaagaagagaGTCTCTaatgttggaaaatagaaaaagggttctattttttgctacatatgttttcaatctttaaaaattgtattgttgtaaaagaacttaatgtataaaaagtaggggtgtgcatggaccccccgctccgcttcacttccagattcacgatttgtggatcgggccgcttcgctctgcccccgctccgcctatgtccgctccgcgccactgcagagctccgtatctggatcggagctccattttttctcctcgtaggcttgcattgaaagttaaaaaagtatacaatttttttctgttaaagttagaaacataaatttggcaccatgacacctcatggatgtatacacacgcacgccaagtttcaagccaatcccatcatcccctgatttatggagaatttttgaaaatcgggcaccccattcacacccctttcgatagctccgtcaatttgcatgttagaaacctcaaactcagcaccatgatagcttatccatggatacacatgcatgctaagactcaaggcaatcccatcatcccctgatttttggcagggctctaaccttttaactcaccacccataaccccaattcacaccccttttgatagctccgtcaatttgcatgttagaaacctcaaaattgctaccatgatagcttatccatgtgtccacatggatgccaagtttcaagccaatcccatcatccactgatttttgggtaatttttgaaaatcaggcaccccattcacacccctttcgatagctccgtcaatttgcatgtcaaaaacctcacctttggtcccatgacagcttacccatgtgtccacatgtatgcgaagtttcaagccaatctcatcatccccggatttttggggaatttatgaaaattggacaccccatttgcatacatgggctgttctccagcattttgacagataaaaaaaattgaagagggCACTcccccagatgccatctagagccacattcatggcaagcctcaagccaatcccatcatcccctgatttttgccggggctctaaccttttaactcaccccaaatcaagtcccatgctacaactacgtcaatttgcatgtcagaaacctcaccttcggtcccatgagagcttatccatgtgtccacatggatgccaagtttcaagccaatcccatcatccccagatttttggggaatttatgaaagtcggacaccccagtatctcagggatttaaagctgcagacagctcaatgggcccatttcaaaggagatcccaacatgccatgaattggggaggagagataaacctaaatatgaatcttcttccacacttgaaaaattgatttggaacttgagcacaggaaggacttctcccctgagtcaaagcaagacacacaaaaaccatccctgtgaggtgggcaggggaggagggagggaaggcaggcaggcagcagacatttctgggggggaaaggaaatgatccaaggatagtttcaaagccagtaatgcatataaaatggaataaataaataaataaataaaaaggaggggtggaattaaatgcagcagtgttgctgaataaacaacaagaagattttttttaaaaaaggctatatctgtcttttaccagtaagaggggagtggacgtgcccaagaggagggggaatcatctgccaatttgactggtcctgtctaggtatcagtctttaagaagcaaatgatcacttcaactcatgataggcattctctccagtgatttacctttggaggactctgatgatcctccagggtcaggagagtgcactgagcacatccacatgccctaggggagctcatccccttgcaccacatctattcagtggttccccaaagttagggtgggtagctgtgctgtgtttcctctctgttagtatatgatttcaggttgtgtttgtgcatttggtggagctactgttttaaaaaacactgggaaaactccattcaaagtagaaagagaagtttcccagaatcccaagttacccgttttgcctatcccctcctccaactttgggatcatgtgatcatgaccgggagttgactttgcccctcagccctttgaaaaaggtacattttttcccgctgttttacctgatttttccaaaaattctagcaagcgaactgcagcacgcagagagctgagagtaggctcaaaatgacccccagccacgactctctaagcacaagaagtttcagaaagatagctttaaaaacaacacagttatcccctattcttttctgcaatgcaatcctatgggcgaaatttttcaaagtGGCGATCGGATTGCTctacgaaaagagaagcgctccgcatatgggcgcttctcttcgccgtgcttctacggatcaccggtccacttctactccacctctgggcaaggcggagcaggccaattcgcttctgattctccgcttctaatcagagaggagcacatccctaataaaaagctcggtgtttcggatctcccgatccttcctcaggagcttcTGTAACAAAATAACGTCCgtgaaccacaagtccaaataAAGTAAGCTAAAACAGCTAGATGCAACAGTTTTTTCATTCTTTCCCTGCTGTAGACGTTCTTACGTTTAACACACCCGCTCAACTGTTATCAATTTCTTTTCATTGGATTCGCATAGTgttttttcccttccttctttttgacttatactaagtcaggccatgggtccatccagcccagttttGTTGACCATGACTGGAAGCAGATTTCAGGCAGATTCTGTCTTCACCCCACATGTAGAactcagggattgaacctgggaacttcatgcaaagcatgtgctctgtcacattgagctaacccacccaccctggattTAGGAGGCACAAACAGGATTAAAGCTAAATGTgatttctaagaacataagaagtgccatgctggatcagactgagggtccatctagtccagctgttcacacactggccaaccagctgttgatcagggaccaacaaatcaggaaatggtgcaacagcagcctcccacccatgttcactagcagctggtacacacaggcttactgcctcaaatactagagattgcacatagccttctcctccaggaatttatcctgcccccttttaaagccacccaaattggtggccatcactacatcttgtggtcatgaattccataatttaactttgtgctgtgtgaaaaagtgcttcctttcatttgtcctgaatctcccaccaatcagcttcatgggatgaccccattgggttctggtattttgagaaagggggaaaaatgtctccctgaccACATTCTcagaccatgcataattctatacacctctatcatgcctccccttaacatcctttccccccaagctaaacaatcccagctgtttacaAGCTTCTTCATCTCAGCACATAATTTGAAAGGTAAGAAATCTTAAAAGGATGACATGATTGGGATCAGGAGTGTCCCTAATTCCCATGGGGCAGAGCTCTCTGACCTTGGATATCTGGATGATTGGTCAGGAGGAGAAGTGCCCATCTCAGAGAAGTGGTGGTTGTCTCTGTTCCCGCGATAAAGAAGTCATGAATGCAGTGAGCCAGGTTCTCTTCATCATAGGTAGAGTTGGGGTCATTCCTGCTCTGATGTTGAAAGTGGTGAAAGGTAAAATTGAATTTAGAATGAATTATTGGCTGTCCCTCAACAATTCCTTGCCTTCTGTGCCACCCTTATTATCCTAGCAGCAAATAATGTCTTATAGTTGAGTGTTTTGTGTTccttgtagggctgtgctccgctccattacggatccccaTAGTAATAGCAACTATGGGGATCGGTAATGGCAATAGCAACTCTATTATCTTTGGAGTGATGACaatatctgcttttctttttatatatatatttcagtggATGCACTGATGTTTGGATTATAACCCAAGGTAGTACCTGATTTTAAAATGGGTGACTTTCGGGAGGGCAACTGAATGAAAAGATTATCTGAGGCATAGAAGAAATTACTGGTGACTCATGAGTTATTGCTATCCAGCCATAGTAGGAAATGGAACAATACTTTACATGAGTCGTGTTCAAAGGAGGAAATATAAAGAGAACTTGGATGAGTAGTTTTCAAGTACAGTATAGACTTACTTTCTCAATCAGAAGAagataaaaatcaatgaaatCCTGTGGCTCATGAAAGGATGGTTGCTCCTTGTGCTTCTCTGTCTCCTCCCTTATACATGAAAGCACCAACTCAAAGGCGGCGAACACCTTTTTGTGAGGTCCTGGAAGATGGATCATGATCCATGGGAATATTTCATACAACTAGAGGGAAAATAAGCAAAATCCTGACATCATCAAGGAGGAGGCTCGGTAACACAAGCCAACCCCTTTGGATTAGCACTTCAGTATCATCCTCTGGAATATTCTTGAAGCCTGACATTAATTGTATTCTCATTTATTGAAAAGCTGGATTTAGCATCTTCTTCTGAAACCCACAATCACTAGATTCTGGGGTGGAGAAGTGAAAGGGTTCACTGATATGTataggggagggggctgcttaccttagcagctaacccttttgcagcaaaggtaTAGTGAAGGTGCTTGAGCTGTAGTTACATAGCCACCAGTGTTAAGAATAGTTCACAGGACACGCTAAGTCATGTCTCTTAAGaaatgttaagccataatgtttagggcAGAATGCTTAaccctcttttttctctttttgtttgccAGAAAAGATAACTACAATGCAGACAAAACCAACCATTGATGCTGCCATGAAGGTGAGATGCTCCCCCCATTTGAACTGATTTCCCTCCCTTCTACCCCAGCTGACCCTCTGCAGAACGGGATGCCACAGACAAACCAGGGAGGAGTGGTTCTATGTACCCATAATGAAGGCTGAAACAGTTTAGTCCAACCTCCAATATTACATGGGCTccccatgtgaaaaggaggacagggctcttgtctctttgttgtattgaaaagggaatttcagcaggtgtcatttgtaggtatgcagcacctggtgaaattccttcctccttacaaaagttaaagctgcaggagcattgctctcttttgtatctggtcactctagtatagctcctgcagccttaactgttgtgatgaagagggaattctatGAAGCAGATTAGAAACTAGGGGGTGCACAGATTCTGTAAAATCTATTATGTCTGTTTCATGGATTCttaagtgcctttcattccattgtcattCTTGATGAAatcattcaccaccaccaccatttccggAAGTTGCATCAGTTTGCATTAGTGCAAATTCACCCTTGCAAACATGCACAACACTCCTCCATGCCATGTGTATTTtggcaaaatatgtatttttgacaGGGATCAAAGACAGACCTGTCTGAGTcaataagaaagaaaaagcctactCACAATATAAATGATGCTGCCTATAAATTTTACACCAACATCAATGGCTTCAATCAGTTTCTGGAATTTTTCATCTTCAAGAGAAAACCGGTGTCCAAATGTCACAGCACAAATCACGTTGGAGACTGCATTCAAGATGGGCAAGGAAGGGTCAAGTGGCTGCCCTGAGATTGAAGGTATATTAAGATTAATCCAACATCTCCTATTAAGTTCAATCGCagattttaaagctcaactaaaaacttttctttttcctaaagcttttaaaacttgatgttgtgcggactttatactgctagttttaccctaccctgtgcctatgtggtgggaatgtaattatgttcagaaattgtggaagatggtgtttttggagattgaagaaattgtggaaatgaagatagaaagaacaccaaaagttgcattgctatcactatttgaagaagattttaaatgtaaaaaggaaattaaggaactgataacgaatttgttgattgcagcaagattaattgtagctaggaactggaagattcaaggggaatattttattgaagaatggtataaagaagtatgggatatagctattaatgataaattaacaagtaatattaaatggagaagaggtatagctaaatctaatgattttgaaggaatttggaaacagttcctagtgtttgtgttttctaagggaagtgggaaaccaccagcagaagaaagtatgagattctggaatcaggaatgagatcccgggtggggggtgcacttgtaggttttatttgattatgttattaagataagatattttgtattcaaaattgaacattatgtagtatgttgttgttgctggtttttttatgtgaatgtaatgtgtatgtttaagtattgtagaaaataaaaaaaatatttaaaaaaaattaaaattaaaaaaaataataaaataaaataaaggattgcattgcagaaaacaatcggggataactgggttgatttttaagctatcgttttgaacattcttgtgcacagagagtcgtggatgggggtcattttgagactactctcacctctctgcgtggtgcgggtcgcgcgctagaatttttggaaaaatcggcaggaaaaatacctttttcaaagggctgaggggaagagtcagctcccggtcatgagcacatgatcccaaagttggaggagggcataggcaaaacgggtaacttgggattctgggaaacttctctttcttcatctgaacggacttttcccagtgttttttaacacagtagccccaccaaatgcacaaacacaacctgaaatcatatactaagccaagaataagagatagaaacacagcactgctacccaccctaactttggggaacaactgaaaagatgtggtgtaaggggatgagctcccctagggcatctcatcatggacgtgcccccactctctcctgcactggaaggccattagagccttccaaagagagtaaaacggtggagcaatgcctatcatgagtcgaagtgagcgtttacttcttagtggtggagcgatgcctgttatgagttgaagtgagcgtttacttctcaagctcagagctgttggtgaagcaatggctttcttgagctgaactggcagctgcttccccctcccccgggcacgtcctccttttgctggtaaaagacagatataacctttttaaaaaagttcttcttgctgtttattcagcaacactgctgcttttaattccacccctcctttgtttatttgtttatttattccattttatatgcattactggcttatccttggctcacttccttatgcccccagaaatgccagctgcatgcctgcctgcctgccttccctccctcttcccctgcccacctcgcagggatgttgtgtgtgtgtgtctttgactcaggggagaagtccttcctgagctcacttggagttttggaagttccaaattttgcaggtttaagccccgccaaaaaacaggggatgatgggactgccttgagtctcggcgtgcgtatccctggataagctgtcatggtggtgagtctgaggggtttttttaatgtgcaaaattgacggagctatggaaaggggtgttggattttcataaattccccaaaaatcgggggatgatgggattgccttgaaacttggcgtccattgggacacatggataagctttcatggtgttgagtttgaggtttctaacgtgcaaattgacggagctatggaaaggggtgtgaatggggtgcccgattttcaaaaattccccaaaaatcaggggatgatgggattgccttgaaacttggtgtgcatgtgtatacccccatgaggtgtcatggtgccaaacatgaggtttctaacttgaacagaaaaaaagttgtataattttttagctttcaatgcaagcctatggggggaaaaaacggaggtctgatccggatccggagctccgagcggagcggagcggaagtgggtggagtgggggcggggcgaagtggcccgctccgaaaatcacggatctgcaagtgaagcggagcggggggtccgtgcacacccctactttaaacacCATTGGAAGGGAACTCCAGTGGTGGGAAATTCCCCAGAAAATAAGGGGAATTTGTCTAGAGATGCCAAAAGAAATCTGAAACCTTTTGATGCAGGTTATGCTGCCAAAATGACAGAAGATCTGCTAGAGGAGGAGATAATGGAGTTTTCAACTTTCTCTGATAGCTGTTTTCGGATCCTGTATGCCAGGAAATAAGAGCTGACAATTCTTATTGCTAAACTAGGTTGGACTATAGCTTGCAACTGATTTTCAGCTGTCCCCTTATCAGAAGTGTGAATATGGAACCTATTAATTAACTAGATCTTTTGGAACTATAATTAAATTTCAAGAAGGAGGGGACTAGGAAAGGGATCTCAGACAGAACTAAAGATTATATGAAATGCTTTCTCTGTCAAGTACGAGCAGGAGAAGAGGTTTCTTTAACCGAGATAGCTGCTTTTGTTCAAATTTTGTCTCTTCTGTTGGAAATTCAACTGTCTGTAAGTTTTTTGCTCTCTTGTGTTTCCCTTCTGCTTTTCTGCTGGGCTTTGAGCCAGATGGAATTTTTGAAATGTAAACAAAAGATAATCACCATGGCAACAGACTGTCTCCTGGTTAAAATCTCATGTCTGATGCAGAAGGGGTAACTAGAAGTAGAACTTGATCTCTTGAGACACCTGCTAGATATACTAAGAAAGTTGCTGGG
Protein-coding regions in this window:
- the LOC134402398 gene encoding cytochrome P450 2J5-like, translated to MEIQALLIALLVALLILVYLRQLWSRRHYPPGPLSLPVIGGLWRVGIRLHEDTLIKIAKQYGNIYTLWLGHQPVIVVSGFQAVKEVLINHTEAFSERPPTPFLKAIGRERGLIFSNGHTWKQQRRFAVVTMRKLGLGKKGMEHQIQKEAQQLVETFARANGQPLDPSLPILNAVSNVICAVTFGHRFSLEDEKFQKLIEAIDVGVKFIGSIIYILYEIFPWIMIHLPGPHKKVFAAFELVLSCIREETEKHKEQPSFHEPQDFIDFYLLLIEKSRNDPNSTYDEENLAHCIHDFFIAGTETTTTSLRWALLLLTNHPDIQDKVHKEIEDVFASSCSICYQDIKKLPYTNAVIHEMQRSKYTLLFGGTRQCTKDVKVNGYLIPKGTCIFPNLRSILLDPELWKTPEEFNPNHFLDKDGNFVAREEFLAFGAGARICLAEQLARIEIFIFLTSLIRAFRFQLPEGVGKLSPDPAVQFIIHPHPYKICAVPRCCSL